From Labeo rohita strain BAU-BD-2019 chromosome 18, IGBB_LRoh.1.0, whole genome shotgun sequence, the proteins below share one genomic window:
- the napab gene encoding N-ethylmaleimide-sensitive factor attachment protein, alpha b, giving the protein MDNSGKEKEAMALMAEAEKKVKSSQSFFGSLFGGSSKMEDACDLYGRAANMFKMAKNWSAAGNAFSQAALLHLQMQSKHDAATNFIDAGNAFKKSDPQEAINCLNRAIEIYTDMGRFTIAAKHHVSIAEIYETELVDIDKAIAHYEQAADYYKGEESTSSANKCLLKVATYAAQLEQYPKAIEIYEQVATHAMDSALLKYSAKDYFFKAALCHFCVDMLNAKLAIQKYEEMFPAFSDSRECKLVKKLLDAFEEQNVDAYTDAVKEYDTISRLDQWLTTMLLRIKKSIQEDESDLR; this is encoded by the exons ATGGATAACTCCGGGAAAGAGAAAGAGGCCATGGCTCTCATGGCTGAAGCCGAGAAGAAAGTGAAGTCCTCGCAGTCGTTCTTTGGTTCTTTGTTTGG AGGTTCTTCAAAGATGGAGGATGCTTGTGACTTGTATGGAAGGGCAGCAAATATGTTTAAGATGGCCAAGAACTGGAGTG CTGCCGGAAACGCTTTCTCCCAGGCGGCCCTCCTACACCTGCAGATGCAGAGTAAACATGACGCAGCCACAAACTTCATTGATGCCGGCAATGCCTTTAAAAAATCAGACCCTCAAG AGGCCATAAACTGTCTGAATAGGGCCATTGAGATCTATACAGACATG GGTCGATTTACAATCGCAGCAAAACACCACGTCTCCATTGCTGAAATTTATGAGACCGAACTGGTTGACATTGACAAG GCCATTGCTCACTATGAACAGGCGGCAGACTATTATAAAGGCGAGGAATCCACAAG TTCAGCCAACAAGTGCCTGCTCAAAGTTGCCACCTATGCAGCTCAACTGGAGCAGTACCCTAAAGCCATTGAGATCTACGAACAG GTTGCAACACACGCAATGGACAGCGCTCTTTTGAAATACAGCGCAAAGGACTATTTCTTTAAGGCAGCTCTCTGCCACTTCTGCGTGGACATGCTAAATGCTAAG CTTGCCATTCAGAAGTATGAGGAAATGTTTCCAGCCTTTTCAGACTCACGTGAATGCAAATTGGTGAAG AAACTTTTAGATGCATTTGAGGAACAGAATGTGGATGCATATACCGACGCT GTAAAAGAGTATGACACCATCTCACGACTGGATCAGTGGCTCACCACCATGCTGCTTCGTATCAAGAAATCCATACAAGAAGACGAAAGTGACCTTCGCTAG